The Bacteroidota bacterium genome has a window encoding:
- a CDS encoding DUF4974 domain-containing protein — translation MIHTLQDVYSVRMYLENERLGDCRITATFNDEPIEEITQIIAETLGLEASRTDSGYVFNGNACY, via the coding sequence GTGATCCATACGCTCCAGGATGTTTATTCCGTACGGATGTACCTGGAAAATGAACGACTCGGTGACTGCCGCATCACGGCAACTTTCAATGACGAACCGATCGAAGAAATCACTCAGATCATCGCTGAAACGCTTGGCCTGGAAGCCAGTCGCACCGACAGCGGGTATGTTTTCAACGGCAATGCGTGCTACTAA
- a CDS encoding 50S ribosomal protein L25/general stress protein Ctc, which translates to MKSFTLNGDLRAAQSKQELKKLRAEGKVPCVLYGGSEQVHFSAPVLDFKNLVYTPSVYTVELNIAGKTYKAVMKELQFNPVTDALQHIDFMELRDDKPVVMEVPVKVSGNAIGVRAGGALITKLRRLKVSALPKHLPDSIEVKVDNLDIGDDIRVRDLKLEGVTFLDTASSVVTGVKTTRNTAAAAPAAAAPAAAAAAPAAAAPAPAKK; encoded by the coding sequence ATGAAATCATTCACACTTAACGGAGACTTGAGAGCAGCTCAGTCTAAGCAGGAGCTGAAAAAACTGCGAGCAGAGGGTAAAGTTCCGTGTGTGTTGTATGGTGGCTCCGAACAGGTCCACTTCAGCGCACCGGTCCTTGACTTCAAGAACCTGGTGTACACCCCGAGCGTGTATACGGTAGAACTAAACATTGCTGGCAAGACCTACAAGGCTGTCATGAAAGAACTGCAATTCAATCCGGTGACGGACGCGCTGCAGCACATCGACTTCATGGAGCTGCGCGACGACAAGCCGGTGGTCATGGAAGTGCCGGTGAAGGTATCGGGTAATGCAATCGGCGTTCGCGCCGGTGGTGCCCTGATCACCAAACTGCGCCGCCTGAAAGTTTCGGCCCTGCCGAAGCACCTGCCGGATTCCATCGAAGTGAAGGTCGATAACCTCGATATCGGCGACGATATCCGCGTTCGCGACCTGAAGCTCGAGGGCGTCACTTTCCTCGATACGGCTTCGAGCGTTGTGACCGGCGTGAAGACGACCCGGAATACCGCAGCCGCTGCTCCTGCAGCCGCTGCACCCGCCGCCGCCGCCGCCGCTCCTGCTGCCGCCGCACCCGCGCCTGCCAAGAAGTAA
- a CDS encoding TonB-dependent receptor codes for MKNKLLLTILLTFLHYFSFGQVLTQTVRGTVVDMISQAPLPGATVVVLGVEPIIGTAADIDGNFRLNKVPVGTRSLKISFLGYKERVLPNITVTSGKEVVLQVTLEENVVQGKEVTIVAQVEKDKPLNEFSTVSARTFSVEETQKYAAAVNDPARMSLAYAGVVATDDGNNNIAIRGNSPNGLLWRMEGVEIPNPNHFSNVGTSGGGISILSAQTLTNSDFMTGAFPAEYGNANSGVFDLKLRKGNNQKTERTIQAGFLGTDLAIEGPFKKGYNGSYLINYRYSTLSMLGALGVPVGDAITNFQDISYNVFLPTEKAGNFSLFGFGGLSNQNFDAKKDSSAWKNNYDRYSWNFRSNTGAAGLTHFLQLDSKTYLRSVFLVAGTGKGYEEERLDDEYAAVSQGELVYDQHRVTLSTSLTRKINAQHSYKTGIIANELFYDFLNTDRKDEEDRIVTVIDQKGQATLLQGYGQWNYKPSERVTINAGLHALTLTTNKTYSIEPRASVKVDIRPGQAISFGYGLHGQVQPLGVYYSRQYTSDGTYTEPNKDLGFTKSHHFVLGYDRSLNEFTRVKAEVYAQFLYNVPVGTEANSTYSMLNSEGGFTDKELRNSGLGRNYGFELTVERFLHKDFYFLLSSSVYDSKYKAQDGRWYDTRFNGNFAGSFTAGKEFRTGEKFKKRIVGVNLKAIYTGGLRNTPIDVPASVAAGETKYQEDRPFILQAPNYFRTDVKFSLKRNREKSSVTWSLDLQNATNRKNVFGDYFDPKTGTTKTAYQMTMIPVLSYKVDF; via the coding sequence ATGAAAAACAAACTTCTTCTGACGATTCTTTTAACCTTCTTACACTATTTCTCCTTTGGTCAGGTCTTGACGCAGACGGTGCGTGGTACGGTCGTGGACATGATCTCGCAAGCTCCGCTTCCCGGTGCGACGGTGGTGGTGTTGGGTGTTGAGCCGATCATCGGTACTGCCGCTGATATCGACGGCAATTTTCGTTTAAACAAAGTGCCGGTTGGAACGCGTTCGTTGAAGATCAGCTTCCTTGGTTATAAGGAACGTGTCCTGCCGAACATTACGGTCACTTCAGGGAAAGAAGTGGTTCTGCAGGTGACGCTCGAAGAAAACGTGGTGCAGGGAAAAGAAGTCACCATCGTCGCTCAGGTGGAAAAAGACAAACCGCTGAACGAATTCAGCACTGTCAGTGCCAGAACATTCTCCGTCGAAGAGACCCAAAAATACGCGGCCGCGGTGAATGACCCCGCCCGAATGTCGTTGGCCTATGCCGGTGTGGTGGCAACGGACGACGGCAACAACAACATCGCGATCCGCGGCAATTCCCCGAACGGATTGTTATGGCGTATGGAGGGTGTGGAGATTCCGAATCCAAACCACTTCAGCAATGTCGGAACTTCAGGAGGAGGAATCTCCATCTTGAGCGCGCAGACGCTTACCAACTCCGATTTCATGACCGGCGCATTCCCTGCAGAATACGGCAACGCGAATTCGGGTGTTTTCGATTTGAAGCTTCGCAAAGGGAACAACCAGAAGACCGAACGCACCATCCAGGCCGGATTTCTCGGAACCGACCTGGCGATCGAAGGGCCTTTCAAGAAAGGGTATAATGGCTCCTATCTCATCAACTACCGCTACTCCACCCTTTCCATGCTCGGAGCCCTGGGTGTTCCGGTTGGCGACGCGATCACCAACTTTCAGGATATCTCTTATAATGTCTTCCTCCCTACTGAAAAAGCCGGGAACTTTTCCCTCTTTGGATTCGGCGGTTTGAGCAACCAGAATTTTGACGCCAAGAAAGACTCGTCTGCCTGGAAGAACAACTACGACCGCTACAGTTGGAACTTTCGCAGTAATACCGGCGCGGCGGGACTTACCCACTTCTTACAATTGGATTCCAAAACTTATCTGCGAAGCGTTTTCCTGGTCGCGGGAACTGGAAAAGGCTATGAAGAAGAACGGCTCGATGACGAATACGCAGCCGTCAGCCAGGGCGAGCTCGTGTATGACCAGCACCGCGTCACGCTCAGCACATCGTTGACGCGGAAGATCAACGCGCAACACAGTTACAAGACGGGCATTATCGCGAATGAATTGTTTTACGATTTCCTGAACACCGACCGAAAGGACGAGGAAGACAGGATCGTCACCGTCATCGACCAGAAAGGTCAGGCAACATTATTACAGGGTTATGGTCAGTGGAATTACAAGCCGAGTGAACGCGTAACCATCAACGCCGGCTTGCATGCACTGACGCTGACCACCAACAAGACCTACTCGATCGAACCACGGGCATCGGTAAAAGTGGATATCCGCCCTGGCCAGGCGATCAGCTTCGGTTACGGTTTGCACGGACAAGTCCAGCCGCTGGGTGTTTACTACTCACGGCAATACACCTCTGACGGAACCTATACAGAACCGAACAAGGATCTTGGCTTCACGAAATCACATCACTTCGTCTTGGGTTACGATCGCTCCCTGAACGAATTCACCCGGGTAAAGGCGGAAGTATATGCCCAATTCCTCTACAATGTTCCGGTCGGCACGGAAGCGAACAGTACGTACTCCATGTTGAACAGCGAGGGCGGGTTCACGGACAAGGAACTGCGTAATAGCGGACTGGGTCGCAACTACGGGTTCGAGCTCACCGTCGAGCGGTTCCTGCACAAGGACTTTTACTTCCTGCTGAGCTCCTCGGTATACGACTCCAAGTACAAAGCACAGGACGGTCGTTGGTACGATACGCGCTTCAATGGGAATTTCGCCGGAAGCTTCACTGCAGGTAAGGAGTTCCGCACAGGAGAAAAATTCAAGAAACGCATCGTGGGCGTCAACCTGAAAGCGATCTACACCGGCGGGCTGCGGAACACTCCCATTGATGTACCGGCTTCCGTTGCAGCCGGAGAGACGAAGTATCAGGAGGACCGTCCGTTTATATTACAAGCACCGAATTATTTCCGCACCGATGTAAAATTCAGCCTGAAGCGGAACCGGGAAAAGAGCAGCGTCACCTGGAGCCTGGATCTGCAGAACGCGACCAACCGGAAGAACGTGTTTGGTGATTACTTCGATCCGAAGACCGGTACGACCAAGACCGCTTACCAAATGACGATGATCCCGGTACTGTCCTACAAAGTGGATTTCTGA
- a CDS encoding DEAD/DEAH box helicase, with product MKFEQLHLIPPILEALHKKGYESPTPIQEQSIPHILKGHDVFGCAQTGTGKTAAFALPILQLLHAKNHPAKNPHVHALVLAPTRELALQISESFEAYGKHLGLRHAVIFGGVSQVPQEQALRKGVDILVATPGRLLDLMQQGLVRLDKVQYFVLDEADRMLDMGFIHDIRKILPKLPEQKHTVFFSATVPQEIRSLADSILKKPVQVNVTPVSTPAETVRQSLYLVEKLQKRFLLKKVIEDQGIDHVLVFTRTKRGADRVAKDLTKSGIRAESIHGDKSQTARQKALQGFKDRKVRVLVATDIAARGIDVDKLSHVINFEIPEVAETYVHRIGRTGRAGANGVAISFCCPDEIEYLRDIQKLLKRTIPILPTPDLPAPPPVTDSAGGHHRHTSRPVSKSAAPKKSANKSRHRKPAPRKAHG from the coding sequence ATGAAATTCGAGCAATTGCATTTAATCCCTCCCATCCTGGAGGCATTGCACAAAAAAGGGTATGAATCCCCAACCCCGATTCAGGAACAATCCATTCCGCACATTTTAAAGGGACATGATGTCTTTGGTTGCGCGCAAACCGGAACCGGTAAAACGGCAGCTTTCGCCTTGCCGATCCTCCAACTGCTGCACGCCAAGAATCATCCGGCAAAGAATCCCCACGTACATGCGCTGGTGCTCGCGCCAACGCGTGAACTGGCTTTGCAGATCAGTGAAAGCTTTGAAGCGTATGGCAAGCACCTCGGACTGCGTCATGCGGTGATCTTTGGCGGCGTTTCGCAGGTTCCGCAAGAACAGGCACTGAGAAAAGGCGTCGACATCCTGGTCGCCACACCCGGTCGTTTGCTGGACCTCATGCAGCAAGGGCTGGTTCGCCTCGACAAGGTCCAGTACTTTGTATTGGATGAAGCGGACCGTATGCTGGACATGGGTTTCATTCACGACATCCGCAAGATCTTGCCGAAACTTCCCGAGCAGAAACATACGGTCTTCTTCTCGGCGACGGTTCCGCAGGAGATCCGTTCGCTGGCCGACAGCATTCTCAAGAAACCTGTGCAAGTGAATGTCACACCGGTTTCAACTCCGGCGGAAACGGTCCGACAATCCCTTTACCTGGTAGAAAAGTTGCAAAAGCGCTTCCTGCTCAAGAAGGTGATCGAAGACCAGGGCATCGATCATGTGTTGGTGTTTACCCGCACCAAACGTGGCGCCGACCGAGTTGCAAAGGATTTGACCAAATCCGGCATACGTGCGGAATCCATCCACGGTGATAAATCCCAGACGGCACGCCAAAAGGCATTGCAAGGATTCAAAGACCGTAAGGTGCGCGTACTCGTCGCAACCGATATCGCAGCACGCGGCATCGACGTCGACAAGCTTTCACACGTGATCAATTTCGAGATACCGGAAGTTGCGGAGACCTATGTGCACCGTATTGGTCGCACCGGTCGCGCGGGTGCTAACGGCGTCGCCATCAGTTTCTGTTGTCCGGATGAGATCGAGTACCTGCGCGACATCCAGAAACTCTTGAAGCGCACCATTCCAATCTTGCCTACGCCCGACTTGCCTGCACCTCCACCAGTAACCGATTCAGCCGGCGGTCATCACCGACATACGTCCCGGCCGGTTTCGAAGAGTGCTGCACCGAAAAAGAGCGCGAATAAATCCAGGCACCGGAAGCCTGCGCCTCGTAAAGCGCACGGTTAA
- a CDS encoding CopD family protein, translating to MMAYQLSVLVHLLAGACWIGGMLFLPLVLLPALKGHPERRRLLLSTGLKFRTVGLAALGILFISGLTNMHFRGIPFSLDFFRQTNYGNLVLWKTVLFLLLIGLNLVHDLAYGRKAVRESAVENPRLVRLARWSGRLTLLISLLMAWLGVIISRGG from the coding sequence ATGATGGCGTATCAACTGAGCGTACTGGTCCACCTACTCGCCGGAGCCTGCTGGATCGGGGGTATGCTCTTCCTTCCCCTCGTCCTTTTGCCCGCCTTAAAAGGTCACCCGGAGCGAAGGCGACTCCTGCTCTCCACCGGTTTGAAATTCCGGACGGTCGGTTTAGCGGCGCTGGGAATATTGTTCATCTCGGGCCTGACCAATATGCATTTCCGTGGAATACCCTTTTCCCTGGATTTCTTCCGACAAACTAACTACGGAAATTTGGTCCTCTGGAAAACCGTCTTGTTCCTGCTGCTCATTGGATTAAACCTGGTTCACGACCTCGCTTATGGCCGAAAAGCAGTAAGAGAATCAGCTGTGGAAAATCCACGACTGGTCCGATTGGCAAGGTGGTCGGGACGACTAACCTTGTTAATTTCCCTCCTGATGGCATGGCTGGGCGTGATCATTTCACGTGGCGGCTGA
- a CDS encoding ribose-phosphate pyrophosphokinase: protein MERNVKLFSGTATRYLGEQIAGAYGLPLGQVNVARFSDGEFSPAFDESVRGCDVFIIQSTFAPSDNLMELLMLIDAARRASAHYITAVIPYFGFARSDRKDKPRVSIASKLVANMLTAAGVTRIMTMDLHAPQIQGFFDIPVDHLEPSSLFVPYIESLNLPNLCFAAPDMGGVNRVRGYAKYFNADMVICDKHRKKANEIAEMTVIGEVEGRDVILVDDICDTAGTLTKAADMLFDKGANSVRAFCTHPVLSGSAYERLNKSRLTELVVTDTIPLREQCDKIKVLPSSELFARIIRRVYVYESISQLFLV, encoded by the coding sequence ATGGAGCGTAATGTCAAACTGTTCAGCGGTACCGCCACGCGGTACCTGGGCGAACAGATCGCCGGCGCCTACGGCCTGCCCCTCGGGCAAGTCAATGTAGCCCGTTTTTCCGACGGCGAATTCTCTCCTGCTTTTGATGAGTCGGTGCGCGGTTGTGATGTATTCATCATCCAATCCACCTTCGCGCCATCCGATAACCTGATGGAGCTCCTCATGCTGATCGACGCCGCCCGGCGCGCTTCAGCCCACTACATCACCGCGGTGATTCCCTACTTCGGTTTCGCACGCTCCGACCGGAAAGACAAGCCGCGGGTCTCCATCGCATCCAAGTTGGTGGCCAACATGTTGACCGCTGCCGGCGTTACGCGAATCATGACCATGGACCTGCACGCTCCGCAGATCCAGGGATTCTTCGACATCCCCGTCGACCATCTCGAACCTTCCTCGTTGTTCGTCCCTTATATCGAATCGCTTAATCTGCCCAACCTCTGTTTCGCAGCTCCCGACATGGGCGGTGTGAACCGGGTACGGGGTTACGCGAAGTACTTCAACGCCGACATGGTCATCTGCGACAAGCACCGCAAGAAGGCCAACGAGATCGCGGAAATGACGGTAATCGGAGAAGTGGAAGGTCGCGATGTCATTCTCGTGGATGATATCTGCGATACTGCCGGAACCCTCACCAAGGCCGCGGATATGCTCTTCGATAAAGGAGCGAACAGCGTTCGTGCTTTCTGTACCCACCCGGTACTTTCCGGAAGCGCCTACGAACGCCTCAACAAATCGCGTTTAACCGAACTCGTTGTCACCGACACGATCCCGCTGCGCGAACAATGTGATAAGATCAAAGTACTCCCTTCCTCCGAACTCTTCGCGCGCATCATCCGACGGGTGTATGTGTATGAGAGTATCAGCCAGTTGTTCCTGGTGTGA
- a CDS encoding FecR domain-containing protein, with translation MDPRFEHIDDVIARFLAGEAGADDLRLLEAWKASDPAHAREFAQLERIFSESASLREVLPVNTDKAWGEVHAKLGGGKVITLRPNFFASPALRIAAMVLLVLGLGLLIRFLVAPVAGPETILAAADSSITRALPDGSTISLNRGSTLTYASASYAKQRRVKLKGEAFFDVRHDAEHPFIVEAGGLEIRDVGTAFNIQAREDNRLVVITVTEGEVSVSIPKHGDEALWPGQELVYDTEAGSVERRENNDPNIAAYKGQNLHLRRRLPRRGDPYAPGCLFRTDVPGK, from the coding sequence ATGGATCCCCGGTTTGAACATATCGACGACGTAATCGCCCGCTTCCTGGCCGGAGAGGCTGGAGCGGACGATCTGCGCCTGCTCGAAGCGTGGAAGGCTTCGGATCCGGCTCACGCCAGGGAGTTCGCCCAGCTCGAACGCATTTTCTCCGAAAGCGCTTCGTTGCGAGAAGTGTTGCCGGTCAATACCGATAAAGCCTGGGGAGAAGTACACGCCAAACTAGGCGGCGGTAAGGTGATCACCCTCCGTCCTAACTTCTTCGCCTCTCCCGCACTGCGTATCGCAGCCATGGTGTTGCTTGTGCTCGGACTTGGCTTGCTGATCCGCTTCCTCGTCGCGCCGGTAGCCGGACCTGAGACCATCCTGGCGGCTGCGGACTCTTCCATCACCCGTGCATTACCCGACGGGTCCACCATTTCCCTCAACCGGGGCAGTACGCTTACTTATGCTTCCGCTTCCTATGCCAAACAACGCCGCGTCAAACTGAAAGGCGAAGCATTCTTCGACGTACGCCACGATGCGGAGCATCCATTCATCGTCGAAGCAGGCGGGCTTGAAATCCGCGACGTTGGTACGGCCTTCAACATCCAGGCCCGTGAAGACAATCGGTTGGTCGTGATCACCGTGACCGAAGGCGAGGTCAGCGTCAGCATTCCGAAGCATGGCGATGAAGCCCTGTGGCCTGGCCAGGAACTGGTCTACGATACCGAAGCGGGCAGCGTTGAACGCCGGGAGAATAACGACCCGAACATCGCCGCCTACAAAGGACAAAATCTTCATCTTCGAAGACGCCTCCCTCGGCGTGGTGATCCATACGCTCCAGGATGTTTATTCCGTACGGATGTACCTGGAAAATGA
- a CDS encoding gliding motility-associated C-terminal domain-containing protein — protein MPRILLLTLLLALNSITLLRAQSYFLKTYGTTQSEYGTSLLAMPDSGYILLGTCFLTPSRIALEVVRTDRRGDTLWTSTLLVDTTNVPVKLLPTEDDGAFVLANCWSDNWNDAYMALLRMNSDGTVRWCRKIDASANDLANDMVRSGNELVLLSTTDYNLGTYPGMLLTGLDTAGNLLWSQHHLGNLMTLPGGIAVQDDGSLAVVASQNGFGTGTPSFYNGLLLLLHPDGTLRSSLSFGTYYDEDWLRVAAAPGGGWVVSGKAYFINHEWDGMLFHFDADGGLLNSRAYDAGTNNGEIFRNLLIEPNGNLVVIGDKGTFDERNIFLTRIDPQLQPFITNEYPFSVNFTNYPFDVKVTTDDGYAITGDMRPPSWYRDIFLLKIDRNGRAPCQTVGFDFTTRSETVEVTAAATTPGNAVPVLTAVATLRIRPLLRQQVVCESHQPLAVFSESPDDSCSLCFDFTDNSINQPTSWSWEFPGATPSTSDQQAPTGICYPEAGEYTVRLTIANATGTSVAERSISIDACDVWFIPNVITPGTDGKNDRFVIKGLKEPYELKIFNRWGNEVFRSQELASTWAGEGRQDGNVSAGVYFYELKVVSGKNAGQYHGTIEVLPED, from the coding sequence ATGCCCCGGATCCTGTTACTTACCCTTTTGCTGGCTCTGAATTCGATCACGCTACTTCGAGCCCAATCCTACTTTCTCAAAACTTACGGAACGACTCAATCCGAATACGGCACCTCCCTGCTGGCCATGCCCGATTCCGGATATATCCTGCTGGGGACCTGCTTCCTGACTCCCAGCCGGATCGCGTTGGAAGTGGTGCGAACCGACCGAAGAGGAGATACGCTCTGGACCAGCACCCTCCTGGTCGATACGACCAACGTGCCCGTAAAACTCCTGCCTACGGAAGACGATGGAGCTTTCGTGCTGGCCAACTGTTGGTCCGACAACTGGAACGATGCGTACATGGCGCTGTTGCGGATGAATTCGGACGGAACGGTTCGCTGGTGCAGAAAGATCGATGCCAGCGCAAACGACCTGGCGAATGATATGGTGCGCAGCGGAAATGAACTGGTCCTCCTTTCCACCACCGACTACAACCTGGGTACTTACCCCGGTATGCTGCTGACCGGCCTGGATACCGCCGGTAATCTGCTCTGGTCACAACATCATCTGGGTAACCTTATGACACTGCCAGGGGGTATCGCCGTTCAGGATGACGGCTCACTGGCCGTCGTTGCCAGCCAAAACGGTTTCGGTACCGGAACCCCCAGTTTTTACAATGGCCTCTTGCTCCTGCTTCATCCGGATGGAACACTTCGTTCCAGCCTCAGCTTCGGAACCTATTACGACGAAGACTGGCTGCGCGTCGCTGCCGCTCCGGGTGGCGGTTGGGTCGTCAGCGGCAAAGCCTATTTCATCAACCACGAATGGGATGGCATGCTCTTTCATTTCGATGCAGACGGAGGATTGCTGAACAGTCGGGCCTACGATGCCGGCACCAACAACGGCGAGATCTTCCGCAATCTACTGATTGAGCCGAATGGCAACCTGGTTGTCATCGGCGACAAAGGCACGTTCGACGAACGCAACATCTTTCTCACGCGCATCGATCCGCAATTGCAGCCGTTCATCACGAATGAATATCCGTTCTCGGTAAACTTTACCAACTATCCGTTCGATGTCAAAGTCACGACCGATGACGGATATGCCATCACCGGCGATATGCGACCGCCTTCCTGGTACCGGGATATCTTTCTGCTCAAAATTGACCGGAACGGACGGGCGCCTTGTCAGACCGTAGGATTCGATTTTACGACCCGATCCGAAACGGTGGAAGTTACCGCTGCCGCAACGACTCCCGGCAATGCAGTACCGGTACTAACCGCCGTTGCAACCCTCCGCATCCGGCCACTGCTGCGTCAACAAGTAGTCTGTGAATCGCATCAGCCGTTAGCGGTCTTTTCGGAATCGCCGGACGATAGCTGTAGTCTGTGTTTCGACTTTACGGACAATAGCATCAACCAGCCGACGAGTTGGAGTTGGGAATTCCCCGGAGCGACGCCTTCCACCTCCGATCAACAGGCTCCGACAGGCATTTGCTATCCGGAAGCCGGCGAATATACCGTCCGCCTGACGATCGCCAATGCCACCGGAACTTCCGTAGCCGAACGATCGATCAGCATCGATGCGTGCGATGTCTGGTTCATTCCGAATGTCATCACACCGGGAACGGATGGCAAGAACGACCGTTTTGTTATCAAAGGGTTGAAAGAACCTTACGAGTTGAAGATCTTCAACCGTTGGGGAAACGAAGTCTTCCGCTCACAGGAACTGGCATCCACCTGGGCAGGTGAAGGCCGACAGGATGGAAACGTCAGTGCCGGTGTCTACTTCTACGAACTGAAGGTGGTGTCCGGGAAAAATGCCGGACAGTATCACGGTACGATCGAAGTACTGCCCGAAGACTGA
- a CDS encoding RNA polymerase sigma-70 factor produces the protein MAVNEQDIRNALVQGDQRVFGEFFRDHYARLCTFAHSFVKDPDEAEEVVQQVFIQLWEKRLHVDIQLSVQAYLFRAVRNSCLNKIRHEQVRRAYADEQQALAAESPSASGLAFKNELQEQIFKAIEKLPEQCRLIFRLSRFEELKYAEIAEQLGISVKTVENQMGKALRILRNELQEYLVLAIVFLHLLD, from the coding sequence GTGGCCGTTAACGAACAGGATATTCGAAATGCTCTGGTGCAGGGCGACCAGCGGGTCTTCGGGGAATTTTTCCGCGACCACTATGCCCGCCTCTGCACCTTCGCGCACTCGTTCGTCAAAGACCCGGATGAAGCCGAAGAAGTCGTTCAACAGGTCTTTATCCAACTCTGGGAAAAACGGCTTCACGTGGATATCCAACTCTCTGTCCAGGCGTACCTCTTCCGCGCTGTCCGCAATTCTTGCCTGAACAAAATCCGGCACGAACAAGTGCGGCGTGCGTATGCCGATGAGCAGCAGGCACTCGCCGCGGAGTCTCCTTCCGCATCCGGTCTGGCCTTCAAAAATGAGTTGCAGGAACAGATCTTCAAAGCCATTGAAAAATTGCCGGAACAATGTCGGTTGATCTTCCGCTTGTCCCGTTTCGAAGAACTCAAATACGCGGAAATCGCCGAACAGCTCGGCATCTCCGTCAAGACCGTCGAAAACCAGATGGGAAAGGCGCTTCGCATCCTGCGCAATGAATTGCAGGAATACCTTGTGCTCGCCATCGTCTTCCTCCACCTGCTCGACTGA
- a CDS encoding DUF2807 domain-containing protein, with the protein MKPTRLFISILLLVSIATLSSCRKDWNGVRGDGPILTEDRIVSSFHGVEYHLEGDVNIRRDSIFSVTVSSYGNYLPLIRTEVIGGKLIINSSKSLRDNEITVDISMPSLDHLSLSGSGDIRTIDRFSDASLYVNLSGSGKVSYFGDVDDLRANISGSGMMDLDGTANDATMTMSGSGKIAAFGMITNNNSATISGSGNIETFVSNHLDATISGSGTIRYRGNPSVTTHISGSGSVVRVP; encoded by the coding sequence ATGAAACCTACCCGCCTTTTCATCAGCATTTTGCTCCTAGTGTCCATTGCAACGCTCAGCTCTTGCCGTAAAGACTGGAACGGCGTTCGTGGTGATGGTCCCATCCTGACGGAAGACCGCATCGTCTCTTCCTTTCACGGTGTCGAATATCACCTGGAAGGTGATGTAAACATCCGCCGTGATTCCATCTTCTCCGTAACCGTTAGCAGCTATGGCAACTACCTGCCGCTGATCCGTACGGAAGTGATCGGCGGGAAACTGATCATCAACTCGTCAAAAAGTCTCCGCGACAACGAGATCACTGTCGATATCTCAATGCCCTCGCTCGATCACCTCTCGCTTTCCGGCTCGGGCGACATCCGTACGATCGACCGTTTTTCCGACGCGTCCCTGTATGTCAATCTTAGCGGATCGGGAAAGGTGAGTTACTTCGGAGACGTAGACGACCTGCGTGCCAACATTTCCGGCAGTGGCATGATGGACCTCGACGGTACTGCCAACGACGCGACCATGACCATGAGCGGTTCAGGAAAGATCGCCGCGTTCGGCATGATCACCAACAACAACTCCGCTACCATTTCGGGCTCCGGCAACATTGAAACGTTTGTCAGCAATCACCTCGACGCCACCATCTCCGGATCCGGCACGATCCGCTACCGCGGCAACCCTTCGGTTACGACGCACATCTCGGGTTCTGGTTCGGTGGTGAGAGTGCCTTGA